The genomic segment GAAACAACAATCAACTGCAACAATAACTGGAACTAGCAACAGTGTCTCATTTGTTGAAAAACCATCtactagtatatattataatataaacatattattagttgATTGAATTAGGTAacttaattcttttattttattttaggtaagaATTTGTTTGAAGATATTGATGAAGATACCAATGAAGAAATTGAAGAGTcttgtaattatttcaatatttattattaatttttatttgctctatatgttattaaatgaTGACCTAATATGACAGATACTGATGGATTAAGTACATCTCATTGTGGACTTCAGGAAagtgatgataatataaaaagtaagaaGAAATTGAaggataaaaatgtatcaagctTACTAAGCTCATTAATTGATCAACGTCAATAAATGATAGACTTTTTCAAGGCAAAAGaagaacaagaaaaaaaaagagaacAACTACTTGAgttaaggtaaaaataattttattgtatgttCTAtctggtattttaaattataaattatttgttgcgCTAcagattgaaaaaaattgaagaagcaGAACAAAAGACTGCAGAAATTATGCAAAAGAGCAATGAAattgaggaaaaaaaaatagatttaatgaGGGATTATATAGCAACACtaagcaaaaataaatagttttaggtttgttttaattgaaggtacataaattattattttttttagttaaaatattacacatttataatatttaaagtataaagttatcaaaatattgacatattgcaTCTCTTTTTATTTTGccagcatttttattatttataacatctgAACATGTGTCTTTGTCATTTGATATTGAATTAGATGTGTAAGCATCATGATTGCTCCAATCATCTGATCTatccatacaaatattatgtagacatACACATGTTGTAATACATTTGGCACACTTAGTCTTGTCGTAGACATCAAGAaatctaaaacatattttatatttcattgtcaTTGTAGCAATTATGaatgattttaatacattaccTAAGTCGACGAAATCTCccaaataattttccaaaactTTGTTCTATCACTATCCGACTAGAGCTTAGTTTATAATTGAAGTGCCTTTGTTCTTTAGTTAAATGACCATTATCCCTATATGGTGTCATTAGACAATGCAATAGAGGATATGCACAATCACCAAGGATGTGCATATCTCTAGGAAAGAGATTTAATGAGTTTGAAATAAGTTGTTCACCGACTGggctatttttaaaaacatgtgcATCGTGTGCAGATCCTGGCCaaccagaaaatatattaatgaacttATATTCTGAATCACAAATGCCCTAGAATGGcgatttataagtaattatttgtgttagtaactattttaaatgCCTTACTTGTAAAAGTACTGTTGCTACCTGCTTTCGGTTAATGTAGCTATTTCGGTCAAGGGGAGGCATTTTATTTCTCTTTGTCCAAGGtgccaatattttaatatgagctCCATCAATGGCACCTACTACTTTTGGAAAAGCATTAGTTCTTAATGATGTAAACCCCTCAATAGTATCATTTAGTTTATTTCCTTTTGGCCAAATAATAAAACGATCAGcattttcacatattttgtcTACCATGCAgttgattattgttatagatGATCCAAGAGAAACATCAAATCGGTCACTTATttgcctaaataataattttatttgttattacattacacaattagttttatttaccttgaaaaaaattactaaccTATATGATTCTTGATTAGCAAAATACCataaaccaattaatatttgcTTCTTAGGATCATGTCTACCACGTCTTAAAGATATGCCATAACTCGGAATTAATAACTGAAATAgtaactaaaaaaaggtgggtaagtggatgtcgctctgctgtacagtaggttagaagtgggtcactgtatttatttatttattttttttatttatttgtataaacgcCAAACGGCTTTTTACATATTGCACTAACGATATAACATGAATTAACGTTAgtgataagaataatatacataaatgataatgttaacaatatactaaaaaataagaacaataataattataataggaaaaTTACACACGTTAGGAGAATACAAAATTTAAGGccatatatcaaaattattattatttaaattgcgcATAGCTCTAACAAAAGGATCATTAGATAAAAAGTTGGAACGGGAAGTTGGGATGTGAAAGGAATTGGTTGATCTGGTATTGGCGGTAGGAACTCTAAAGCTAATACGCTCAAGGAGACGCGGAGCATCAATTTTACCctggattaattttaaaaacaagttaCGATCCGCAATTAGTCGCCTTTCCTCGAGGGAGAAGAGATTAAGCGCGCCCATGACAGGTTGGTATGGGTGTAGGGggtgttcaatttttaataagaagCCTGCATAGTTTAGGAATCGAGTCTGGACTCGTTCAATAAGTTTTATTTCCGTTTTAAGATGGGGATTCCAAATGAtaaatagtatatgtataatggacagtattaaatttgaattcaatgatataatatcactgtataagaaaaacgattctgagcggagacggtatatcNNNNNNNNNNNNNNNNNNNNNNNNNNNNNNNNNNNNNNNNNNNNNNNNNNtaatcatatcataatatctattaggtacttataagttataacgcgttatacatcaacaaaaaaccgtggtaaaatcatagatatataatattatactttagaagtttcaagtacccacgaataatattatacaatcacaacaaaataactaaaagagttatcctaggtttttaatatgtaatttcgtccaaatttgtacttaaaatgactataaaaataaactgtgtaaatgtattttttagattttttggtaacagaattaattacttacgtggaatcttgttttaaatttttaattcttagatacaaaaattgaacattttataaatttttaactacaaaataatttttcaaattaagatttgataaattttgtcaaaatttgatctttaaatgcttataaaaaaaaattgtgcctatgtatttttaatatttttcaactgatattgtaccaatatatcaggagctttgtgttaaatttatacactttttggcccaacagataaaactttattgatatttaaagaaaaaaaaactaaaaaaatttaaaactgaaaatgtccgtaaacagctcaaaataaatcaaaatattttcaaaattttaccgtgtatagaaaatgcaaatataaacaacttgtgaaaatttcatatatctacggtcatttgttttagagttacaccaaaaaccaaaatcgatttttattaaaaactttccaatcataaaagttactgttgaagaaaatcgaagcagttttactgtcctaaaaggtgatgacagacacaaaaaaaaaaaataaaaaaaaataaaaaaataaaaaaaaaacacacatcattgtaaaatcaatacattcatcgttccactcagaatctaaaaaagaaaactgaatgttattattgaatttaattataatatatttttaaatttgtaatgagagacaaattatattaaacttcgatttgaaaaatagaaatcAATGCTAATTAcagaaattcatataaaataggtaatcaCTTCAACAGTTTGCCTACTTAGACGAAAGTGGCTTTTAAAATCACAGTCTCTTAATTTGGAGACAACAGATTCAacatataatgcattttttaatacttttccaGTAAATGAGGTAGCAGTTTATAGAACTTCATCATCATCTAAGCTTTGCGTCTGAGTAAAGAAACTTAGTTTAGTCATTTTGGATCTTTGACCAATTAAATTAGACAATATTcctaaaataatgaacatttaagtattaattataagacatagtgaattttaaaaataaatattcataatggtACATTGTAAATGAACTGTAACCCAATGTAGGCAGCCATTCATCCAATATTAAAGTgtgttaattcaataaattgtatggCCCTTATCAAGACATAATTACACAACTCTCCATTAGCTTAAAAATTGTACACGAGGCcacctaaatatttatagagCTTATATagaatgtttattttgttctgCAATGTACAATACAGTTCATatcttttttatgtttatattttatataatttatttacataaaccGTTTGGGGTACCAAACTACCAACTGGCGATCACCAATGTGTCAAACTAGCTAGGTATTACTGGAATAATACTTCCCAGTAaaggtttttaaaatacaacattgTTGATTCACAGTTGATCCAACACAGAGAAGTGACTCGTGGGTTAAACTGACCACCGCTGCATagattaatagtattataatacatactaggACCACACACAGGGACAGGGTACGGGCACACACTAAGTTTGAATGTTGAGTACTAACCATTTCTTTTCCTTTTATTGCTGTCATAAATatggttaaattgttttttatttagcagcaattcaaaattaattaactccattatttatttatttaattataaactttaaattaaactaacaaatttaatccaaaaaacaagtaataaaattaatttcaaaaaaaaggtgggtaagtggatgtcgctctgctgtacagtaggttagaagtgggtcactgtataatggacagtattaaatttgaattcaatgatataatatcactgtataagaaaaacNNNNNNNNNNNNNNNNNNNNNNNNNNNNNNNNNNNNNNNNNNNNNNNNNNNNNNNNNNNNNNNNNNNNNNNNNNNNNNNNNNNNNNNNNNNNNNNNNNNNNNNNNNNNNNNNNNNNNNNNNNNNNNNNNNNNNNNNNNNNNNNNNNNNNNNNNNNNNNNNNNNNNNNNNNNNNNNNNNNNNNNNNNNNNNNNNNNNNNNNNNNNNNNNNNNNNNNNNNNNNNNNNNNNNNNNNNNNNNNNNNNNNNNNNNNNNNNNNNNNNNNNNNNNNNNNNNNNNNNNNNNNNNNNNNNNNNNNNNNNNNNNNNNNNNNNNNNNNNNNNNNNNNNNNNNNNNNNNNNNNNNNNNNNNNNNNNNNNNNNNNNNNNNNNNNNNNNNNNNNNNNNNNNNNNNNNNNNNNNNNNNNNNNNNNNNNNNNNNNNNNNNNNNNNNNNNNNNNNNNNNNNNNNNNNNNNNNNNNNNNNNNNNNNNNNNNNNNNNNNNNNNNNNNNNNNNNNNNNNNNNNNNNNNNNNNNNNNNNNNNNNNNNNNNNNNNNNNNNNNNNNNNNNNNNNNNNNNNNNNNNNNNNNNNNNNNNNNNNNNNNNNNNNNNNNNNNNNNNNNNNNNNNNNNNNNNNNNNNNNNNNNNNNNNNNNNNNNNNNNNNNNNNNNNNNNNNNNNNNNNNNNNNNNNNNNNNNNNNNNNNNNNNNNNNNNNNNNNNNNNNNNNNNNNNNNNNNNNNNNNNNNNNNNNNNNNNNNNNNNNNNNNNNNNNNNNNNNNNNNNNNNNNNNNNNNNNNNNNNNNNNNNNNNNNNNNNNNNNNNNNNNNNNNNNNNNNNNNNNNNNNNNNNNNNNNNNNNNNNNNNNNNNNNNNNNNNNNNNNNNNNNNNNNNNNNNNNNNNNNNNNNNNNNcattttcatatcttagatttaaaaagaaaaatttttatgaatttctaactcgaaataatttgcaaattttcgtgatttttccatattttgtcattttttgaactttaaatgcttataaaaaaaaaactgtgactaacgatttttaatatttttcatctgcctttgaaacaatatactaggagccttctattaatttttcaagcttttttatccaacaaataaaattttattgatatttttagaaaaaaaactaaaaaaaaatggaaaatgaaaatgtccgtaaagagctcaaaataaatcaaaatattttcaaaattttaccgtgtatagaaattgctaagataaacattcagtcaaaatttcatatatctatggtcattttttttacagttataccaaaaaccaaaatcgattttctcgaaaacagatttttcgtaaaaattcccgtctttccttaatttttcttttgtttttcacgtcgcttttgaaaactactgggaaatttttacttttgaccccccaaagtaccaactagattcactttccaatcataaaagttactgttgaagaaaatcgaagcagttttactgtcctaaaaggtgatgacagacacaaaaaaaaataaaaaaataaattaaaaaataaaaaaaaaaacacacatcattgtaaaatcaatacattcatcgttccactcagaatctaaaattaaaaatggtgtTATCAGttgaattattgattaaaaccaGAAGAGATATGACCATAATCGGAACGTCTGAAACCCGGTACGTCTCTTTGAACATCCAAATTGTTATACGTTTCGACGTGTACCGGTTTTGTTTTGATACGTACCACTACGAAAAACCGATACGTAACTATATGGTCTTCTTGAAAATCTTGTATAGTCCCGCCGCGCCGCTGCCGTGTGCCGCCGCCGTTGCGGCACGCCGGCACATctcaatataatcataatttgataatatagccCGTATAACACACATATTTTGTGTGCGCCTCGGGCCGCCGCACCATACAGtatttatactgtatacacGAAAGTACGAGTCTCATATTACACTGTTACAGACGTTGGTCGCTCGGCTTTCGTTTAATTCTTATTGCTAGATTATTTCTTATTGCAATGGAATAATTGCGGGTTAAGATGATATTttacttcaaatattattattttagtagtatgtatttgtatgttcacagccagcttttccacggtaatttttttttttcaagggggaatgtcccccttggagacttttattttaccgtgtaacacatttcacactgattgtctaccaaattctacctcgtaaaaatatttaacgtaatcaaatttttaggaaatcttaaaactgaaaaaattatttcaagtaaaaaacacaaattattaaataatattttttttattgttataaattaattcttaattatatttacacaagttttcttacttctccaGTAAAAGGTagatattctacaatacgatcatgaattaataaacagtaagcagtc from the Acyrthosiphon pisum isolate AL4f unplaced genomic scaffold, pea_aphid_22Mar2018_4r6ur Scaffold_96;HRSCAF=464, whole genome shotgun sequence genome contains:
- the LOC103310766 gene encoding putative nuclease HARBI1 — encoded protein: RGRHDPKKQILIGLWYFANQESYRQISDRFDVSLGSSITIINCMVDKICENADRFIIWPKGNKLNDTIEGFTSLRTNAFPKVVGAIDGAHIKILAPWTKRNKMPPLDRNSYINRKQVATVLLQGICDSEYKFINIFSGWPGSAHDAHVFKNSPVGEQLISNSLNLFPRDMHILGDCAYPLLHCLMTPYRDNGHLTKEQRHFNYKLSSSRIVIEQNFLMSTTRLSVPNVLQHVYVYIIFVWIDQMIGAIMMLTHLIQYQMTKTHVQML